In a genomic window of Sutcliffiella sp. FSL R7-0096:
- a CDS encoding ArpU family phage packaging/lysis transcriptional regulator, which produces MLTEQLSFLPNVNEKEVRKLVIRELKDYRALKVQLENKNERVTAGVNLFPTLRNSHEINEMKVKQIERALNESLDEEELLIIKKKYLTSVRTKDIEIYMELGFKKDTYYEVKNRAINRIATALGII; this is translated from the coding sequence GTGCTTACTGAACAGCTATCTTTCCTACCTAATGTGAATGAAAAAGAGGTTAGGAAGCTAGTCATACGTGAATTGAAGGATTACCGAGCATTAAAGGTTCAATTAGAAAATAAAAATGAACGAGTTACTGCAGGTGTAAACCTCTTCCCAACTTTGAGAAATTCACATGAAATAAATGAAATGAAGGTAAAGCAAATAGAAAGAGCATTAAACGAAAGTTTGGATGAAGAAGAACTGCTAATAATCAAGAAAAAATATCTTACTTCCGTTCGCACCAAAGATATAGAAATATACATGGAACTAGGATTCAAAAAAGACACATATTACGAGGTCAAAAATAGAGCTATCAACCGTATAGCAACAGCACTTGGAATTATCTGA
- a CDS encoding AP2 domain-containing protein, translating into MRNDYEIRGEIIVIFLERREGPPLETQVSVKHLSRLLSLNFRFFASWDKKTKSFYAVYHTRNNRGKDSIRSLHRLITNCPNGLVVDHWDKDTLNNLDSNLKVVTQSRNLQNRNSIHPRNTTGYKGVSFCKRTGKYVAQIKVDKKHVWLGRHDTAEQAHATYMKYRKQEKIYVNTEVC; encoded by the coding sequence GTGAGAAATGATTATGAGATAAGAGGAGAAATCATTGTAATCTTCTTGGAAAGAAGGGAAGGTCCTCCTTTAGAAACCCAAGTAAGTGTTAAACACTTGTCTAGGTTGCTCTCGTTAAATTTCAGATTTTTTGCAAGTTGGGACAAGAAAACAAAATCATTCTATGCCGTATATCATACCCGAAATAATCGTGGTAAAGATTCCATTCGTTCGCTTCATAGGCTAATTACAAATTGCCCGAATGGACTAGTGGTTGATCATTGGGATAAAGATACGCTTAACAATTTAGACTCAAACCTTAAGGTCGTGACACAATCTCGAAATTTGCAGAACAGAAATTCCATCCATCCAAGAAACACAACTGGTTATAAAGGAGTTAGCTTCTGTAAAAGAACAGGAAAGTATGTGGCTCAAATAAAGGTGGACAAAAAACACGTATGGCTGGGAAGACACGATACAGCAGAGCAAGCTCATGCAACATACATGAAATATCGAAAACAAGAAAAAATTTATGTTAATACGGAGGTATGTTAA
- a CDS encoding HNH endonuclease yields MNEYKTKEQKKKFYRSSEWEAVRQQALKRDNYECQQCKREGKVHVDSEKVDGEKKSIELNVHHKYEIEFYPQLALMLANLETLCLNCHNKTHGRVFNQAKKKKWNDERW; encoded by the coding sequence ATGAATGAATACAAAACAAAAGAACAAAAGAAAAAGTTCTATCGTTCATCGGAGTGGGAAGCTGTACGACAACAAGCATTGAAGCGTGACAATTACGAGTGCCAACAGTGCAAGCGAGAGGGAAAGGTTCATGTAGACTCTGAAAAGGTAGATGGAGAAAAGAAATCCATTGAACTGAATGTGCATCACAAGTATGAGATAGAGTTCTATCCTCAGCTGGCTCTCATGTTGGCCAACTTGGAAACACTTTGTTTGAACTGCCATAACAAAACACATGGTCGAGTATTCAACCAGGCAAAGAAAAAGAAATGGAATGACGAAAGATGGTAG
- a CDS encoding RecT family recombinase, producing the protein MSNKNQMAIYTPEIMEAFKPEVISVMRNSFAPNATDPEFVLFAHKAASYGLDPFKNEIFFIKYGSTARIQFAAEAYLSKAREREGFQPPDTQMVHENDEFQISKNTETKELEVVKHEIGFPRGKIVGAYCIAYRDGFKPVTVISDISEVDHMFKGQNKDNWLKWTSDMYGKFVQQRALKKQYGIEFGDEEAPNPQDSRDPYEPRQRVDITPETKGVDTGDQVIDPEEELAKVWTEIQKKTKERGVSKTDLNKFVQEKFEKKGKELTLQETVALNKLIDFHFPKQEEKQDAEAMSFDDFEGMTLE; encoded by the coding sequence ATGTCTAACAAAAATCAAATGGCTATCTACACACCAGAAATCATGGAGGCTTTCAAACCAGAAGTAATCAGCGTGATGCGTAATTCATTTGCTCCAAATGCCACGGATCCTGAATTTGTCTTATTCGCACATAAAGCTGCTTCATACGGATTGGATCCATTCAAAAATGAAATTTTCTTTATCAAGTATGGCAGCACAGCCCGCATTCAATTCGCAGCTGAAGCTTATCTTTCTAAAGCGAGAGAGCGAGAAGGTTTTCAGCCGCCAGATACTCAGATGGTACACGAAAACGACGAATTCCAAATTAGCAAGAATACAGAAACCAAAGAACTAGAAGTCGTGAAACATGAAATCGGATTTCCTCGAGGAAAAATAGTTGGAGCATATTGCATTGCTTACCGAGACGGTTTTAAACCAGTGACAGTAATTAGCGACATTTCAGAAGTGGACCATATGTTTAAGGGTCAAAATAAAGATAACTGGCTGAAATGGACTTCGGATATGTACGGAAAGTTTGTTCAGCAGCGTGCCTTGAAGAAACAGTATGGCATTGAATTCGGGGATGAAGAAGCTCCAAACCCTCAAGACTCCCGTGACCCATACGAACCGCGTCAGAGGGTAGATATTACACCTGAAACTAAGGGTGTTGACACTGGTGACCAAGTAATTGATCCAGAGGAAGAACTTGCAAAAGTTTGGACGGAAATTCAGAAAAAGACCAAAGAACGTGGTGTTTCCAAGACCGACTTGAACAAATTCGTCCAGGAGAAGTTTGAAAAAAAAGGCAAGGAACTAACACTGCAGGAAACAGTGGCCCTGAATAAATTAATAGATTTCCATTTTCCTAAACAAGAAGAAAAGCAGGATGCAGAAGCAATGAGCTTTGACGATTTTGAGGGAATGACACTGGAATAA
- a CDS encoding DnaD domain protein, which produces MNGWISLHRKLLNSNIFNNEKLLKVFIYCLLKASHSDYEQIIGLQKVGVLPGQFVFGRKKAALELNMKESTVWKYMKLLEQVRSLELNSNNKFTLVTVVNWGEYQNSNELGDNKGTTEEQQSNTYNNYNNLNNKEEEEAPLEKILELLQKSEIVPPNKVNHFLRDDLSDVIDNFGFEQPEVVIEEAIKISARGNGRTWLFVYNKLDEWRKSGVKTVEDLEHLNTTKKKQRKADSYDYESLAKELEDE; this is translated from the coding sequence ATGAACGGATGGATCAGCCTCCATAGAAAATTACTTAATAGCAATATATTCAACAATGAAAAACTCTTGAAGGTCTTTATCTACTGTTTATTAAAGGCATCTCACTCAGATTACGAGCAAATAATAGGGCTTCAAAAAGTAGGTGTTTTACCAGGTCAGTTCGTTTTTGGTAGAAAGAAAGCTGCTCTTGAATTAAACATGAAAGAATCAACAGTCTGGAAGTATATGAAACTACTTGAACAGGTGCGGAGTTTGGAACTAAATAGTAACAACAAATTCACCCTTGTAACCGTTGTGAATTGGGGAGAATACCAAAATTCGAATGAACTCGGTGACAACAAAGGAACAACAGAAGAACAACAGAGTAACACATACAATAATTATAATAATTTAAATAATAAAGAGGAGGAGGAAGCACCCTTGGAAAAAATACTGGAACTCCTTCAAAAAAGTGAAATTGTACCTCCAAATAAAGTGAATCATTTTCTAAGAGATGATTTATCAGATGTTATTGATAATTTTGGTTTTGAACAACCAGAAGTAGTGATTGAAGAAGCCATCAAAATATCTGCTAGGGGTAACGGTAGAACGTGGTTATTCGTTTATAACAAACTGGATGAATGGAGAAAGAGTGGAGTGAAAACCGTAGAAGATCTTGAACATTTGAATACCACTAAGAAGAAGCAAAGGAAAGCTGATAGTTATGATTATGAATCCTTAGCTAAGGAGCTTGAAGATGAATAA
- a CDS encoding HNH endonuclease, whose amino-acid sequence MKNRFEIRGDFTAIFLKRRNGQVIETLIDTNDLEKVNSFPGSWCAKQRRNSNSFYVINHKSEYMHRLIMDAPKDKVVDHINRNSLDNRRRNLRVVTNSENRLNHSNNLFSQLQTGSISWHKRDKKWRVRVYENKKRKWLGHFSTHKEAEECLAQYIEEQK is encoded by the coding sequence ATGAAAAATAGATTTGAGATCCGTGGTGATTTTACTGCGATATTTTTGAAGCGAAGAAATGGTCAAGTCATTGAAACATTAATAGATACGAATGATTTGGAAAAGGTAAATAGTTTTCCCGGATCATGGTGTGCAAAACAACGAAGGAATAGTAACTCATTCTATGTAATTAATCATAAAAGTGAATATATGCATCGATTGATTATGGATGCCCCAAAAGACAAAGTGGTGGATCATATTAATCGAAACAGTCTTGATAACAGAAGAAGAAATTTGAGGGTGGTTACTAATTCCGAAAACAGACTCAATCATTCAAATAACTTATTTTCTCAATTACAAACTGGAAGTATATCTTGGCACAAAAGGGATAAAAAATGGAGGGTGAGAGTTTACGAAAATAAAAAGAGAAAATGGCTAGGGCATTTTAGCACTCATAAAGAAGCTGAGGAATGTTTAGCTCAATATATCGAAGAACAAAAATAA
- a CDS encoding AAA family ATPase: MKQVAFIKLELTNFKNHALLEVNFSDITNIRGKNGAGKSSIGDAVTWCLYGKDVMGSKLEPQPIGTDLETKVELLLQVDSKQYLLGRSQKKTAKYYINEVPEKATVFKEFVDSLMDEKLFFSLFTPGFFPSQKWTEQREQLLQYISEPLNKEVLAKMGKVERETLEDNLKKYPLDDLEKMHKDKKRQLDNSYERAAERFLTLKEQLEQDSSLDVDLEDTENELKPLIATREKLEQEIDNFYQRKSARGRIESQIESLVERIDRQKSVVQGIKDEVIQEACQTCGQSLDEKSINKVKENRQARFDKEVSTGKEMLEKLNALKESLAAMPVPKDINRSELNEVDEKIVSLQVKLNAVGRVEQLKQDVLAAESNKEKLRKDRNISISILDAIKSFRSVRSELMVNKVDALFTRISVKLYEQLKNGEEKATFEIEMDGKPYSKLSTAEKIKAGLELIEVLSTQSQVITPCFVDNAESILHFTSPPGQLIVARVVDEEFSIKPVSLKGAGENE; this comes from the coding sequence ATGAAACAAGTAGCATTTATCAAATTAGAATTAACTAATTTTAAAAACCATGCCTTATTAGAAGTGAATTTCAGCGACATCACCAACATTCGTGGAAAGAATGGTGCAGGGAAATCGTCGATTGGTGACGCCGTTACCTGGTGCCTGTATGGGAAGGATGTAATGGGATCTAAATTAGAACCACAGCCAATCGGAACGGATTTAGAAACGAAAGTAGAGTTGCTCCTGCAGGTAGATAGTAAGCAATATCTGCTAGGTCGTAGTCAGAAGAAAACGGCCAAGTATTACATCAATGAGGTGCCTGAGAAAGCGACAGTTTTTAAAGAGTTTGTGGACTCATTAATGGATGAGAAACTCTTCTTCTCTTTATTTACACCAGGTTTCTTCCCTTCTCAAAAGTGGACAGAACAACGTGAACAGTTGCTCCAATACATCAGCGAACCATTGAATAAAGAAGTCTTAGCCAAGATGGGGAAGGTTGAAAGAGAAACACTTGAAGATAATCTAAAAAAGTATCCATTGGATGACCTCGAGAAGATGCATAAAGATAAAAAACGGCAGTTAGATAATTCCTATGAACGAGCTGCAGAACGCTTTTTAACATTAAAAGAACAGTTAGAGCAAGATTCCTCCTTGGATGTTGATTTAGAAGATACAGAGAATGAATTGAAGCCCTTGATTGCTACACGGGAGAAACTTGAACAAGAAATAGACAACTTCTATCAAAGAAAAAGTGCCCGTGGTCGGATTGAATCCCAAATTGAATCCTTGGTAGAACGTATCGATAGACAGAAGTCTGTTGTACAAGGAATCAAAGATGAAGTGATTCAAGAAGCATGCCAAACATGCGGCCAGTCTTTAGATGAAAAATCCATCAACAAAGTGAAAGAAAATAGACAGGCTCGTTTCGATAAAGAAGTTTCAACCGGAAAAGAAATGCTAGAAAAATTAAATGCATTAAAAGAATCACTTGCAGCAATGCCAGTACCGAAAGATATAAATCGTTCTGAACTTAACGAAGTAGACGAGAAGATTGTAAGTTTACAAGTGAAGCTGAATGCTGTTGGCAGAGTGGAGCAACTCAAACAGGATGTATTGGCTGCTGAATCCAATAAAGAGAAACTCCGAAAGGATCGTAACATATCTATCAGCATTCTGGACGCCATTAAATCCTTCCGGTCTGTTCGTTCGGAACTAATGGTGAACAAAGTAGATGCACTCTTTACCAGGATTTCTGTGAAGCTTTATGAACAATTAAAGAACGGTGAAGAGAAAGCCACTTTTGAAATTGAAATGGATGGAAAGCCATACAGCAAGCTCTCAACTGCAGAAAAGATAAAGGCAGGCTTGGAATTAATTGAAGTGTTATCCACACAATCCCAAGTAATTACACCTTGTTTTGTGGATAACGCAGAATCCATTCTTCATTTTACATCTCCACCAGGACAGTTAATCGTTGCGAGAGTGGTAGATGAAGAGTTTAGCATAAAGCCAGTTTCCTTGAAAGGAGCCGGGGAGAATGAATAA
- a CDS encoding P27 family phage terminase small subunit — MSGAVKISDLEKQLLSRIDHGDLIEVDKVKRYIAIVKQIRKLQTVINKDGVMTTTVNASQEFIKTNPALNELNKLTKTLISLEKSIKFTMFNENISVENDKDNDEADVSDLY, encoded by the coding sequence GTGAGTGGAGCTGTAAAAATCTCTGATTTAGAAAAGCAATTATTGAGCAGGATAGATCACGGGGATCTTATTGAAGTTGATAAAGTAAAGCGGTATATCGCCATTGTTAAGCAAATTAGAAAATTACAGACAGTAATTAATAAAGATGGAGTAATGACTACAACTGTGAATGCCAGCCAGGAATTCATTAAAACAAATCCAGCATTAAATGAGTTGAATAAGCTCACAAAAACATTAATCTCTCTTGAAAAATCAATAAAATTCACCATGTTTAATGAAAATATCTCAGTTGAAAATGATAAGGATAATGACGAAGCAGATGTCAGTGACTTATACTGA
- a CDS encoding terminase TerL endonuclease subunit — MIRQKYVDAYIERWRKGLIIFNQERIDLVRHLETEVLNRDDIYFDEKQIEQCINYIEKWYFKLELFQKFIIAFLFLKFKKRNKLFYKDIVIVIARGNGKNGLISGLADYFISPGHGIEGYNVDVVANSEDQAQTSVKEVYNMKEKNKNFMKNFFSWTKTIIRGKSTLSEFMFRTSNADTKDGGRPGCLIFDEWHIYEDTKLINTLSSGLGKVMHRRRIYISTNGHVRGGFFDKFIEQCLEVLRGGSKRKNRFVFVCKMDDKDEVDDPKLWEKANPMFSKPMSPYAEELFDTIMDEYLDLEDDPSGRPEFMAKRMNLPQEDNTVKIASWKDIEATNRPIPYEKLKNKKCIGAIDFSFIKDFTACGVLFRDDQDYIWDSHQFARRDFIKEAKLKPPIFEWEEQGLITLLDEPVIDIKHMVNYFCDMREKYGLDTIIGDTFRLDIVKQALEDAGFTVLYIRNPHALYAKLAPRIEMLFAQHRVIFGDNPLMRWNTNNIVVKIKNDGNKDFIKKDEVRRKTDGFTAFVYAMWQADELLEEEVEFFLDAIDF, encoded by the coding sequence CTGATCCGGCAAAAATATGTAGATGCATATATTGAGAGGTGGCGAAAGGGTCTTATTATCTTTAATCAGGAAAGAATAGATCTTGTACGCCATCTTGAAACAGAAGTTCTTAATCGTGATGATATTTATTTTGACGAGAAACAGATAGAACAGTGCATAAATTACATTGAAAAATGGTACTTCAAATTAGAGTTGTTCCAAAAGTTTATAATAGCTTTCCTGTTCCTGAAGTTTAAGAAGCGCAACAAACTATTTTATAAGGATATCGTAATTGTAATTGCCCGCGGTAATGGTAAAAATGGTTTGATTTCCGGCCTGGCAGATTACTTCATAAGCCCAGGTCACGGAATTGAAGGTTATAACGTTGACGTTGTAGCGAATAGTGAGGATCAAGCTCAAACCTCAGTTAAAGAAGTTTATAACATGAAGGAAAAGAATAAAAACTTCATGAAGAACTTTTTCTCCTGGACGAAAACAATAATTAGAGGTAAATCTACCCTCTCAGAGTTTATGTTTAGAACATCCAATGCTGACACGAAAGACGGCGGGCGTCCTGGTTGCTTAATTTTTGACGAATGGCATATTTACGAGGATACCAAACTGATCAATACGCTGAGCTCCGGCTTGGGTAAGGTCATGCATAGAAGAAGGATTTATATATCCACCAACGGCCATGTCCGGGGTGGATTTTTTGATAAATTCATAGAGCAGTGTTTAGAAGTTTTAAGAGGTGGCAGCAAGCGTAAAAATAGATTTGTTTTTGTGTGCAAGATGGATGATAAAGACGAGGTAGACGACCCGAAGCTTTGGGAAAAAGCAAATCCAATGTTCAGTAAGCCGATGAGTCCATATGCAGAAGAGTTATTTGACACCATTATGGATGAGTATCTCGATTTGGAAGACGATCCCTCTGGCCGACCAGAGTTTATGGCTAAAAGGATGAACCTACCTCAAGAAGATAACACGGTGAAAATTGCTTCATGGAAAGACATTGAAGCAACAAACAGACCAATACCATATGAAAAACTTAAGAATAAAAAGTGTATTGGAGCAATCGATTTTTCATTCATAAAAGACTTTACAGCTTGCGGGGTTTTATTCAGAGACGACCAGGACTACATCTGGGATAGTCACCAATTTGCTAGACGTGATTTTATTAAGGAAGCAAAATTAAAACCACCTATTTTCGAATGGGAAGAACAAGGGTTGATCACTTTGTTAGATGAGCCAGTTATAGATATAAAGCATATGGTCAACTACTTCTGTGATATGAGAGAAAAATACGGGCTTGATACGATAATAGGAGATACATTCCGCCTTGATATAGTCAAACAGGCATTAGAAGATGCCGGATTTACGGTTTTATATATAAGGAACCCTCATGCGTTGTATGCGAAGTTGGCTCCTAGAATAGAAATGCTCTTTGCTCAACATAGAGTTATCTTTGGTGATAACCCATTAATGAGATGGAACACTAATAATATTGTCGTGAAAATAAAAAATGACGGCAATAAAGATTTTATAAAGAAAGATGAGGTCAGAAGGAAAACAGATGGATTTACTGCATTTGTATATGCAATGTGGCAGGCAGATGAATTGCTGGAAGAAGAAGTAGAGTTTTTCTTAGATGCAATAGATTTTTAA
- a CDS encoding replicative helicase loader/inhibitor, translating into MNKKEVLDIIHLIENTYNHPFTKNVIPSEQKNKIKNIVEAWHEFLVDQDFNQVRTKVKKHIFTSKFPPTIADLYEEPSESKVNHEHLEYMRKLRSGSRD; encoded by the coding sequence ATGAATAAAAAGGAAGTCCTGGACATTATACACCTTATTGAAAATACGTATAATCATCCCTTTACCAAAAATGTTATACCTTCTGAGCAAAAGAATAAAATCAAAAACATAGTTGAAGCATGGCATGAGTTTTTGGTAGACCAAGATTTCAACCAGGTTCGCACAAAAGTGAAAAAACACATTTTCACTAGCAAGTTCCCACCAACCATCGCAGACCTTTACGAAGAACCATCCGAATCAAAAGTGAATCATGAGCACCTAGAATACATGAGAAAGTTACGGAGTGGATCGCGTGATTAA
- a CDS encoding DUF3983 domain-containing protein: MGYSKKQKRRLGKALARRHKQSVARAWRNIFVKAGLLK, from the coding sequence ATGGGTTACAGCAAAAAACAGAAAAGACGGTTGGGCAAAGCACTTGCCCGCCGTCATAAGCAGAGTGTGGCCAGGGCGTGGAGAAATATTTTTGTGAAAGCTGGTTTACTTAAATGA
- the dnaB gene encoding replicative DNA helicase, protein MINNYEAECALLGCILIDNSIMNELVTKPEHFQHYQNKELFTAMRKIAEKDEPINAITIIELIGRNNLSRLGGTGHLSLLKESVPSIHAFRNYEAAVIDAWKKQNIHNILKPIVDKQEFDSSDIQKMIKQLNDIDKTGTKEKFDLKEHLVQMYELPLIKKEKGYSGIPSGFQDLDDMTDGFQDEDSIIIGARPSMGKTALILNIAANAGYKGAIPVIFSLEMSAESLIKRMLCLLGGIEGIKARNPYHYFDNKDHENWVAAIGVLERINMQIFDKPGQTVNEMRAHIRDVKRENPDKKILVMIDYLTLIKPEESHNGNAHLQVSEISAALKGMAKEFKCPVLTLAQLSRGVEQRSNKRPVMSDLRESGSIEQDADVIGFLYRDEYYNADSDKKSILEIDIAKQRNGPTGKVDIFYNKKTQRMRNLHDRHANSN, encoded by the coding sequence GTGATTAATAACTATGAAGCAGAATGCGCCTTACTTGGCTGTATCCTGATTGATAACAGCATAATGAATGAATTAGTAACGAAGCCTGAACACTTCCAGCACTACCAAAACAAAGAGTTATTCACAGCGATGAGGAAGATTGCAGAAAAGGATGAGCCGATAAATGCCATCACGATTATTGAATTAATTGGACGAAACAACCTTTCTCGATTAGGTGGAACGGGCCATCTTTCCCTCTTAAAAGAAAGTGTCCCTTCTATCCATGCGTTCAGGAATTATGAAGCAGCTGTCATCGATGCCTGGAAGAAACAAAATATCCACAATATCTTGAAACCGATTGTGGATAAACAGGAATTTGACTCGAGCGATATTCAAAAGATGATCAAGCAGTTGAACGACATCGATAAAACGGGCACCAAAGAAAAATTTGACCTCAAAGAACACCTGGTCCAAATGTATGAGCTGCCATTGATCAAGAAAGAAAAAGGATATTCCGGAATCCCGAGTGGCTTCCAGGATCTCGATGACATGACAGACGGCTTTCAAGATGAAGATAGTATCATCATCGGGGCAAGACCCTCCATGGGGAAAACAGCCCTTATTCTGAACATTGCAGCCAATGCAGGATATAAGGGTGCAATCCCTGTTATTTTCTCCCTCGAAATGAGCGCAGAGAGTCTTATAAAGCGCATGCTCTGCCTCCTTGGAGGAATTGAAGGGATTAAGGCCAGGAACCCTTACCACTACTTTGATAATAAAGATCATGAAAATTGGGTGGCAGCCATTGGAGTGCTAGAGAGAATAAACATGCAGATTTTTGATAAACCTGGCCAGACTGTGAATGAAATGCGTGCTCATATCCGGGACGTGAAAAGGGAGAATCCGGATAAAAAGATTCTGGTGATGATTGACTATCTCACCCTGATTAAACCGGAAGAAAGCCACAATGGAAACGCCCATCTGCAGGTATCGGAAATAAGTGCTGCATTAAAAGGAATGGCCAAAGAATTTAAATGTCCTGTCCTCACTCTTGCTCAGTTATCACGTGGAGTGGAACAACGATCGAACAAAAGACCGGTCATGTCAGACTTAAGGGAAAGTGGAAGCATTGAGCAGGATGCGGACGTCATTGGATTCCTTTATAGGGATGAATATTATAATGCAGACTCTGATAAAAAGAGCATCTTAGAAATTGATATCGCCAAACAACGTAATGGCCCAACTGGAAAAGTAGATATTTTCTACAACAAAAAAACACAAAGAATGCGGAATTTACATGACCGACACGCAAACTCAAATTAG